The Oryzias melastigma strain HK-1 linkage group LG3, ASM292280v2, whole genome shotgun sequence genome contains a region encoding:
- the ppfia1 gene encoding liprin-alpha-1 isoform X3, producing the protein MMCEVMPTISEAEGPGGGNGRRGSGSPLQSDSEGHFESLMVSMLEERDRLLETLRETQENLGLTQGKLHEVSHERDSLQRQLNTALPQEFAALTKEVNVCREQLLEKEEEIAELKAERNNTRLLLEHLECLVSRHERSLRMTVVKRQAQSPAGVSSEVEVLKALKSLFEHHKALDEKVRERLRVALERCSALEEQLAISHKELSYLREQNSQKRGLADGTIEVNHNFENTPSTNGKRSSDGSLSQEEESGSAFGKAGELQEVVDRQTADLGQMKERMAAMVSRISELEEDLDTARKDLIKSEDMSTRLQRDLRESMAQKEDMEERITTLEKRYLAAQREATSVHDLNDKLENEVANKESLFRQAEERNRQLQEKLELADQKLQQTIRKAETLPEVEAELAQRVAALTKAEERHGNVEERLRQLEAQLEEKNQELLRARQREKMNEEHNRRLSETVDKLLSESNERLQLHLKERMSALEDKNALIRELDHMKKLIEESHHEKEQLLIQIETMRAETEVGRSNSSLHGRSQLGSTPDFRYPVSASSMMDGNSDSFGGALVLRRPQKGRMVALRDEPSKVQTLNEQEWERMQQANVLANVAQAFESDMDVSDLEEDREMIFSSVDLLSPAGQADAQTLALMLQEQLDAINNEIRMIQEEKENTAIRAEEIECRVGSGDGIGGRFRSLSSIPPSLCAGSSLGGSPPSSGHSTPRRIPRSPNRELDRMGVMTLPSDLRKHRRKSSQDDKATIRCETSPPTTPRSMRLNRESGHTASHEDIRDIRGLSSLQDGQGSNPSSSNSSQDSLNKAAKKKSIKSSIGRLFGKKEKGRPSLPGKDLPSQAGTPEAEGSPKEGLGMGTLGGPADKNRKLQKNPKTGHELLEEARRQGLPFAQWDGPTVVAWLELWVGMPAWYVAACRANVKSGAIMSALSDTEIQREIGISNPLHRLKLRLAIQEIMSLTSPSAPPTSRTSTGNVWVTHEEMESLAATPPTEDDEGSWAQTLAYGDMNHEWIGNEWLPSLGLPQYRSYFMESLVDARMLDHLTKKDLRGQLKMVDSFHRNSFQCGVMCLRRLNYDKKELERRREDSQLELKDVLVWSNERVISWIQSIGLKEYSSNLYESGVHGALLALDETFDHNTLALLLQIPTQNTQARAALEHEYCGLLAIGTDRRIDEDDEKNFRRAPSWRKKFRPKDVRGGALGVSDTLPANFRVTNSSAASPSTQPKRSPVDGSRWSDDEGQFPAFKTRMMN; encoded by the exons gaGTTTGCTGCTCTAACAAAGGAGGTGAACGTGTGCCGGGAGCAGCTTCTGGAGAAAGAGGAAGAGATCGCAGAGTTGAAGGCGGAGAGGAACAACACCCGG CTCCTGCTGGAACACCTGGAGTGTCTGGTGTCACGCCACGAGCGCAGTCTGAGGATGACTGTGGTGAAGAGGCAGGCACAGTCTCCTGCAGGCGTCTCCAGCGAGGTGGAGGTCCTCAAAGCTCTCAAGTCACTTTTTGAACACCACAAAGCTCTTGATGAGAAG GTAAGAGAGCGTCTCCGTGTTGCTCTGGAGCGATGCAGCGCTTTGGAGGAACAGCTCGCCATTTCACACAAAGAA ttgtcTTATCTTAGAGAGCAAAACAGTCAGAAAAGAGGGTTGGCTGATGGAACGATTGAGGTCAACCACAACTTTGAGAACACCCCCAGCACCAATGGAAAG CGATCATCAGATGGCTCTCTGAGCCAGGAAGAGGAGTCAGGCTCTGCCTTTGGGAAGGCAGGAGAGCTCCAGGAGGTCGTGGACCGCCAGACCGCTGACTTGGGCCAGATGAAGGAGCGCATGGCCGCTATGGTGTCACGCATCAGTGAGCTGGAGGAGGATCTGGACACGGCCCGAAAAGACCTCATCAAGTCCGAAGACATGAGCACCCGTCTCCAGAGAGACCTCAGAGAG TCAATGGCGCAGAAGGAGGACATGGAGGAGAGGATCACCACCCTGGAGAAGCGCTACCTGGCAGCTCAGCGGGAGGCAACCTCCGTCCACGACCTCAATGACAAGCTGGAAAATGAAGTGGCCAACAAGGAGTCTCTTTTCAGACAA GCGGAGGAAAGAAACCGGCAgctccaggagaagctggagCTGGCTGACCAGAAGTTGCAGCAGACCATCCGCAAGGCGGAGACTCTGCCTGAGGTGGAGGCTGAGTTGGCGCAGAGAGTCGCTGCCCTCACAAAG GCAGAGGAGCGCCATGGTAATGTGGAAGAGAGACTGAGGCAACTGGAGGCCCAGCTCGAGGAGAAGAACCAGGAGCTGCTGCGG GCGCGCCAGCGAGAGAAGATGAACGAGGAGCACAACCGCCGCCTCTCTGAGACGGTGGATAAGCTGCTGTCAGAGTCCAACGAGAGGCTGCAGCTTCACCTGAAGGAGAGGATGTCTGCTCTGGAGGACAAG AATGCTTTGATTAGAGAACTCGATCACATGAAGAAGCTTATTGAGGAGTCTCACCACGAGAAG GAGCAGCTGCTCATCCAAATTGAGACCATGAGAGCAGAGACAGAGGTCGGCAGGAGCAACTCCTCACTCCACGG GCGCTCTCAGCTGGGCAGCACCCCAGATTTCAGGTATCCAGTGTCGGCTTCCTCCATGATGGACGGCAACTCTGACAGCTTCGGCGGCGCTCTGGTTCTGAGGCGACCTCAGAAAGGGAGGATGGTGGCGCTCCGAGACGAGCCATCTAAG GTGCAGACGCTGAACGAGCAGGAGTGGGAGCGCATGCAGCAGGCAAACGTGTTGGCTAACGTGGCGCAGGCCTTTGAGAGCGACATGGACGTCTCCGACCTGGAGGAGGACCGGGAGATGATCTTCAGCTCCGTGGACCTGCTGTCCCCTGCTGGTCAGGCTGATGCACAGACGCTGGCTCTGATGCTGCAGGAACAGCTGGATGCTATCAACAATGAAATCAG GATGAtccaggaggagaaggagaacaCTGCCATCCGAGCGGAGGAGATCGAGTGCAGGGTGGGGAGTGGCGATGGCATCGGAGGACGCTTTCGCTCGTTGAGCTCCATCCCACCCTCTCTGTGTGCCGGCTCCTCGTTGGGCGGCTCTCCGCCCAGCTCGGGCCACTCCACCCCCAGACGCATTCCTCGCAGCCCCAACAGAGAACTGGACCGGATGGGCGTCATGACCTTG CCTAGTGACTTACGCAAGCACCGCAGGAAG TCCTCTCAGGACGATAAAGCCACGATTCGATGTGAAACCTCGCCCCCCACCACTCCCCGCTCAATGCGCTTGAACAGGGAGTCCGGCCACACCGCCAGCCATGAAGACATAAGAGACATTCGAGG TCTGAGCAGCCTGCAGGACGGCCAGGGCAGCAAccccagcagcagcaacagcagccaGGACTCCCTCAACAAGGCGGCCAAGAAGAAGAGCATCAAGTCTTCCATTGGACGCCTGTTTGGGAAGAAGGAAAAGGGCCGGCCCAGCCTTCCTGGAAAGGACTTACCAAGTCAAG CTGGTACTCCTGAGGCTGAAGGATCCCCAAAGGAAGGCCTCGGGATGGGCACGCTCGGAGGCCCTGCAGACAAGAACCGGAAGCTGCAGAAGAA TCCAAAGACCGG GCATGAGTTACTGGAGGAGGCTCGCAGGCAGGGCCTGCCCTTCGCCCAGTGGGACGGACCCACTGTTGTGGCATGGTTGGAG CTGTGGGTGGGCATGCCGGCCTGGTACGTGGCTGCCTGCCGAGCAAACGTGAAGAGCGGAGCCATCATGTCGGCTCTGTCGGACACCGAGATCCAAAGAGAGATCGGCATCAGTAACCCGCTGCACCGTCTCAAACTGCGCCTGGCCATCCAGGAAATCATGTCCCTCACCAGCCCCTCGGCCCCGCCCACCTCCAGAACG AGCACAGGAAACGTCTGGGTCACACACGAAGAAATGGAGAGTTTGGCAGCCACGCCTCCTACG GAGGATGACGAGGGTAGCTGGGCCCAG ACTCTGGCGTATGGAGACATGAACCACGAGTGGATTGGTAACGAGTGGCTTCCCAGCCTGGGTTTGCCGCAGTACCGCTCATACTTCATGGAGTCCCTGGTGGACGCCCGCATGCTGGACCACCTCACCAAGAAGGACCTCCGAGGACAGCTGAAGATGGTGGACAGCTTCCACAG GAACAGTTTTCAGTGTGGTGTAATGTGTCTGAGGAGGCTCAACTATGACAAGAAGGAGCTGGAGAGGAGAAGAGAAGACTCTCAGCTGGAGCTAAAAG ATGTTCTGGTGTGGAGCAATGAGCGAGTAATCAGCTGGATCCAAAGCATCGGCCTCAAAGAGTACAGCAGCAACCTGTATGAGAGCGGAGTTCACGGGGCGCTGCTCGCCCTGGACGAGACCTTCGATCACAACACGCTGgccctgctgctgcagatccCAACTCAGAACACGCAG GCCAGAGCAGCTCTGGAGCACGAGTACTGCGGCCTGCTGGCCATCGGCACAGACAGGAGAATTGATGAG GACGATGAGAAGAACTTCCGCCGTGCACCGTCATGGAGGAAGAAGTTCAGGCCCAAAGACGTTCGAGGCGGAGCTTTAGGTGTCTCCGACACTCTTCCTGCTAACTTCCGAGTGACAAACAGCAGCGCAGCGTCTCCCTCCACGCAGCCAAAGAGGAGTCCGGTGGACG GTAGCCGCTGGTCAGACGATGAAGGGCAATTCCCAGCATTCAAGACCAGGATGATGAACTGA
- the ppfia1 gene encoding liprin-alpha-1 isoform X10 — protein MMCEVMPTISEAEGPGGGNGRRGSGSPLQSDSEGHFESLMVSMLEERDRLLETLRETQENLGLTQGKLHEVSHERDSLQRQLNTALPQEFAALTKEVNVCREQLLEKEEEIAELKAERNNTRLLLEHLECLVSRHERSLRMTVVKRQAQSPAGVSSEVEVLKALKSLFEHHKALDEKVRERLRVALERCSALEEQLAISHKELSYLREQNSQKRGLADGTIEVNHNFENTPSTNGKRSSDGSLSQEEESGSAFGKAGELQEVVDRQTADLGQMKERMAAMVSRISELEEDLDTARKDLIKSEDMSTRLQRDLRESMAQKEDMEERITTLEKRYLAAQREATSVHDLNDKLENEVANKESLFRQAEERNRQLQEKLELADQKLQQTIRKAETLPEVEAELAQRVAALTKAEERHGNVEERLRQLEAQLEEKNQELLRARQREKMNEEHNRRLSETVDKLLSESNERLQLHLKERMSALEDKNALIRELDHMKKLIEESHHEKEQLLIQIETMRAETEVGRSNSSLHGRSQLGSTPDFRYPVSASSMMDGNSDSFGGALVLRRPQKGRMVALRDEPSKVQTLNEQEWERMQQANVLANVAQAFESDMDVSDLEEDREMIFSSVDLLSPAGQADAQTLALMLQEQLDAINNEIRMIQEEKENTAIRAEEIECRVGSGDGIGGRFRSLSSIPPSLCAGSSLGGSPPSSGHSTPRRIPRSPNRELDRMGVMTLPSDLRKHRRKSSQDDKATIRCETSPPTTPRSMRLNRESGHTASHEDIRDIRGLSSLQDGQGSNPSSSNSSQDSLNKAAKKKSIKSSIGRLFGKKEKGRPSLPGKDLPSQAGTPEAEGSPKEGLGMGTLGGPADKNRKLQKKHELLEEARRQGLPFAQWDGPTVVAWLELWVGMPAWYVAACRANVKSGAIMSALSDTEIQREIGISNPLHRLKLRLAIQEIMSLTSPSAPPTSRTSTGNVWVTHEEMESLAATPPTEDDEGSWAQTLAYGDMNHEWIGNEWLPSLGLPQYRSYFMESLVDARMLDHLTKKDLRGQLKMVDSFHRNSFQCGVMCLRRLNYDKKELERRREDSQLELKDVLVWSNERVISWIQSIGLKEYSSNLYESGVHGALLALDETFDHNTLALLLQIPTQNTQARAALEHEYCGLLAIGTDRRIDEDDEKNFRRAPSWRKKFRPKDVRGGALGVSDTLPANFRVTNSSAASPSTQPKRSPVDGSRWSDDEGQFPAFKTRMMN, from the exons gaGTTTGCTGCTCTAACAAAGGAGGTGAACGTGTGCCGGGAGCAGCTTCTGGAGAAAGAGGAAGAGATCGCAGAGTTGAAGGCGGAGAGGAACAACACCCGG CTCCTGCTGGAACACCTGGAGTGTCTGGTGTCACGCCACGAGCGCAGTCTGAGGATGACTGTGGTGAAGAGGCAGGCACAGTCTCCTGCAGGCGTCTCCAGCGAGGTGGAGGTCCTCAAAGCTCTCAAGTCACTTTTTGAACACCACAAAGCTCTTGATGAGAAG GTAAGAGAGCGTCTCCGTGTTGCTCTGGAGCGATGCAGCGCTTTGGAGGAACAGCTCGCCATTTCACACAAAGAA ttgtcTTATCTTAGAGAGCAAAACAGTCAGAAAAGAGGGTTGGCTGATGGAACGATTGAGGTCAACCACAACTTTGAGAACACCCCCAGCACCAATGGAAAG CGATCATCAGATGGCTCTCTGAGCCAGGAAGAGGAGTCAGGCTCTGCCTTTGGGAAGGCAGGAGAGCTCCAGGAGGTCGTGGACCGCCAGACCGCTGACTTGGGCCAGATGAAGGAGCGCATGGCCGCTATGGTGTCACGCATCAGTGAGCTGGAGGAGGATCTGGACACGGCCCGAAAAGACCTCATCAAGTCCGAAGACATGAGCACCCGTCTCCAGAGAGACCTCAGAGAG TCAATGGCGCAGAAGGAGGACATGGAGGAGAGGATCACCACCCTGGAGAAGCGCTACCTGGCAGCTCAGCGGGAGGCAACCTCCGTCCACGACCTCAATGACAAGCTGGAAAATGAAGTGGCCAACAAGGAGTCTCTTTTCAGACAA GCGGAGGAAAGAAACCGGCAgctccaggagaagctggagCTGGCTGACCAGAAGTTGCAGCAGACCATCCGCAAGGCGGAGACTCTGCCTGAGGTGGAGGCTGAGTTGGCGCAGAGAGTCGCTGCCCTCACAAAG GCAGAGGAGCGCCATGGTAATGTGGAAGAGAGACTGAGGCAACTGGAGGCCCAGCTCGAGGAGAAGAACCAGGAGCTGCTGCGG GCGCGCCAGCGAGAGAAGATGAACGAGGAGCACAACCGCCGCCTCTCTGAGACGGTGGATAAGCTGCTGTCAGAGTCCAACGAGAGGCTGCAGCTTCACCTGAAGGAGAGGATGTCTGCTCTGGAGGACAAG AATGCTTTGATTAGAGAACTCGATCACATGAAGAAGCTTATTGAGGAGTCTCACCACGAGAAG GAGCAGCTGCTCATCCAAATTGAGACCATGAGAGCAGAGACAGAGGTCGGCAGGAGCAACTCCTCACTCCACGG GCGCTCTCAGCTGGGCAGCACCCCAGATTTCAGGTATCCAGTGTCGGCTTCCTCCATGATGGACGGCAACTCTGACAGCTTCGGCGGCGCTCTGGTTCTGAGGCGACCTCAGAAAGGGAGGATGGTGGCGCTCCGAGACGAGCCATCTAAG GTGCAGACGCTGAACGAGCAGGAGTGGGAGCGCATGCAGCAGGCAAACGTGTTGGCTAACGTGGCGCAGGCCTTTGAGAGCGACATGGACGTCTCCGACCTGGAGGAGGACCGGGAGATGATCTTCAGCTCCGTGGACCTGCTGTCCCCTGCTGGTCAGGCTGATGCACAGACGCTGGCTCTGATGCTGCAGGAACAGCTGGATGCTATCAACAATGAAATCAG GATGAtccaggaggagaaggagaacaCTGCCATCCGAGCGGAGGAGATCGAGTGCAGGGTGGGGAGTGGCGATGGCATCGGAGGACGCTTTCGCTCGTTGAGCTCCATCCCACCCTCTCTGTGTGCCGGCTCCTCGTTGGGCGGCTCTCCGCCCAGCTCGGGCCACTCCACCCCCAGACGCATTCCTCGCAGCCCCAACAGAGAACTGGACCGGATGGGCGTCATGACCTTG CCTAGTGACTTACGCAAGCACCGCAGGAAG TCCTCTCAGGACGATAAAGCCACGATTCGATGTGAAACCTCGCCCCCCACCACTCCCCGCTCAATGCGCTTGAACAGGGAGTCCGGCCACACCGCCAGCCATGAAGACATAAGAGACATTCGAGG TCTGAGCAGCCTGCAGGACGGCCAGGGCAGCAAccccagcagcagcaacagcagccaGGACTCCCTCAACAAGGCGGCCAAGAAGAAGAGCATCAAGTCTTCCATTGGACGCCTGTTTGGGAAGAAGGAAAAGGGCCGGCCCAGCCTTCCTGGAAAGGACTTACCAAGTCAAG CTGGTACTCCTGAGGCTGAAGGATCCCCAAAGGAAGGCCTCGGGATGGGCACGCTCGGAGGCCCTGCAGACAAGAACCGGAAGCTGCAGAAGAA GCATGAGTTACTGGAGGAGGCTCGCAGGCAGGGCCTGCCCTTCGCCCAGTGGGACGGACCCACTGTTGTGGCATGGTTGGAG CTGTGGGTGGGCATGCCGGCCTGGTACGTGGCTGCCTGCCGAGCAAACGTGAAGAGCGGAGCCATCATGTCGGCTCTGTCGGACACCGAGATCCAAAGAGAGATCGGCATCAGTAACCCGCTGCACCGTCTCAAACTGCGCCTGGCCATCCAGGAAATCATGTCCCTCACCAGCCCCTCGGCCCCGCCCACCTCCAGAACG AGCACAGGAAACGTCTGGGTCACACACGAAGAAATGGAGAGTTTGGCAGCCACGCCTCCTACG GAGGATGACGAGGGTAGCTGGGCCCAG ACTCTGGCGTATGGAGACATGAACCACGAGTGGATTGGTAACGAGTGGCTTCCCAGCCTGGGTTTGCCGCAGTACCGCTCATACTTCATGGAGTCCCTGGTGGACGCCCGCATGCTGGACCACCTCACCAAGAAGGACCTCCGAGGACAGCTGAAGATGGTGGACAGCTTCCACAG GAACAGTTTTCAGTGTGGTGTAATGTGTCTGAGGAGGCTCAACTATGACAAGAAGGAGCTGGAGAGGAGAAGAGAAGACTCTCAGCTGGAGCTAAAAG ATGTTCTGGTGTGGAGCAATGAGCGAGTAATCAGCTGGATCCAAAGCATCGGCCTCAAAGAGTACAGCAGCAACCTGTATGAGAGCGGAGTTCACGGGGCGCTGCTCGCCCTGGACGAGACCTTCGATCACAACACGCTGgccctgctgctgcagatccCAACTCAGAACACGCAG GCCAGAGCAGCTCTGGAGCACGAGTACTGCGGCCTGCTGGCCATCGGCACAGACAGGAGAATTGATGAG GACGATGAGAAGAACTTCCGCCGTGCACCGTCATGGAGGAAGAAGTTCAGGCCCAAAGACGTTCGAGGCGGAGCTTTAGGTGTCTCCGACACTCTTCCTGCTAACTTCCGAGTGACAAACAGCAGCGCAGCGTCTCCCTCCACGCAGCCAAAGAGGAGTCCGGTGGACG GTAGCCGCTGGTCAGACGATGAAGGGCAATTCCCAGCATTCAAGACCAGGATGATGAACTGA
- the ppfia1 gene encoding liprin-alpha-1 isoform X9, whose translation MMCEVMPTISEAEGPGGGNGRRGSGSPLQSDSEGHFESLMVSMLEERDRLLETLRETQENLGLTQGKLHEVSHERDSLQRQLNTALPQEFAALTKEVNVCREQLLEKEEEIAELKAERNNTRLLLEHLECLVSRHERSLRMTVVKRQAQSPAGVSSEVEVLKALKSLFEHHKALDEKVRERLRVALERCSALEEQLAISHKELSYLREQNSQKRGLADGTIEVNHNFENTPSTNGKRSSDGSLSQEEESGSAFGKAGELQEVVDRQTADLGQMKERMAAMVSRISELEEDLDTARKDLIKSEDMSTRLQRDLRESMAQKEDMEERITTLEKRYLAAQREATSVHDLNDKLENEVANKESLFRQAEERNRQLQEKLELADQKLQQTIRKAETLPEVEAELAQRVAALTKAEERHGNVEERLRQLEAQLEEKNQELLRARQREKMNEEHNRRLSETVDKLLSESNERLQLHLKERMSALEDKNALIRELDHMKKLIEESHHEKEQLLIQIETMRAETEVGRSNSSLHGRSQLGSTPDFRYPVSASSMMDGNSDSFGGALVLRRPQKGRMVALRDEPSKRHVQTLNEQEWERMQQANVLANVAQAFESDMDVSDLEEDREMIFSSVDLLSPAGQADAQTLALMLQEQLDAINNEIRMIQEEKENTAIRAEEIECRVGSGDGIGGRFRSLSSIPPSLCAGSSLGGSPPSSGHSTPRRIPRSPNRELDRMGVMTLPSDLRKHRRKSSQDDKATIRCETSPPTTPRSMRLNRESGHTASHEDIRDIRGLSSLQDGQGSNPSSSNSSQDSLNKAAKKKSIKSSIGRLFGKKEKGRPSLPGKDLPSQAGTPEAEGSPKEGLGMGTLGGPADKNRKLQKKHELLEEARRQGLPFAQWDGPTVVAWLELWVGMPAWYVAACRANVKSGAIMSALSDTEIQREIGISNPLHRLKLRLAIQEIMSLTSPSAPPTSRTTLAYGDMNHEWIGNEWLPSLGLPQYRSYFMESLVDARMLDHLTKKDLRGQLKMVDSFHRNSFQCGVMCLRRLNYDKKELERRREDSQLELKDVLVWSNERVISWIQSIGLKEYSSNLYESGVHGALLALDETFDHNTLALLLQIPTQNTQARAALEHEYCGLLAIGTDRRIDEDDEKNFRRAPSWRKKFRPKDVRGGALGVSDTLPANFRVTNSSAASPSTQPKRSPVDGSRWSDDEGQFPAFKTRMMN comes from the exons gaGTTTGCTGCTCTAACAAAGGAGGTGAACGTGTGCCGGGAGCAGCTTCTGGAGAAAGAGGAAGAGATCGCAGAGTTGAAGGCGGAGAGGAACAACACCCGG CTCCTGCTGGAACACCTGGAGTGTCTGGTGTCACGCCACGAGCGCAGTCTGAGGATGACTGTGGTGAAGAGGCAGGCACAGTCTCCTGCAGGCGTCTCCAGCGAGGTGGAGGTCCTCAAAGCTCTCAAGTCACTTTTTGAACACCACAAAGCTCTTGATGAGAAG GTAAGAGAGCGTCTCCGTGTTGCTCTGGAGCGATGCAGCGCTTTGGAGGAACAGCTCGCCATTTCACACAAAGAA ttgtcTTATCTTAGAGAGCAAAACAGTCAGAAAAGAGGGTTGGCTGATGGAACGATTGAGGTCAACCACAACTTTGAGAACACCCCCAGCACCAATGGAAAG CGATCATCAGATGGCTCTCTGAGCCAGGAAGAGGAGTCAGGCTCTGCCTTTGGGAAGGCAGGAGAGCTCCAGGAGGTCGTGGACCGCCAGACCGCTGACTTGGGCCAGATGAAGGAGCGCATGGCCGCTATGGTGTCACGCATCAGTGAGCTGGAGGAGGATCTGGACACGGCCCGAAAAGACCTCATCAAGTCCGAAGACATGAGCACCCGTCTCCAGAGAGACCTCAGAGAG TCAATGGCGCAGAAGGAGGACATGGAGGAGAGGATCACCACCCTGGAGAAGCGCTACCTGGCAGCTCAGCGGGAGGCAACCTCCGTCCACGACCTCAATGACAAGCTGGAAAATGAAGTGGCCAACAAGGAGTCTCTTTTCAGACAA GCGGAGGAAAGAAACCGGCAgctccaggagaagctggagCTGGCTGACCAGAAGTTGCAGCAGACCATCCGCAAGGCGGAGACTCTGCCTGAGGTGGAGGCTGAGTTGGCGCAGAGAGTCGCTGCCCTCACAAAG GCAGAGGAGCGCCATGGTAATGTGGAAGAGAGACTGAGGCAACTGGAGGCCCAGCTCGAGGAGAAGAACCAGGAGCTGCTGCGG GCGCGCCAGCGAGAGAAGATGAACGAGGAGCACAACCGCCGCCTCTCTGAGACGGTGGATAAGCTGCTGTCAGAGTCCAACGAGAGGCTGCAGCTTCACCTGAAGGAGAGGATGTCTGCTCTGGAGGACAAG AATGCTTTGATTAGAGAACTCGATCACATGAAGAAGCTTATTGAGGAGTCTCACCACGAGAAG GAGCAGCTGCTCATCCAAATTGAGACCATGAGAGCAGAGACAGAGGTCGGCAGGAGCAACTCCTCACTCCACGG GCGCTCTCAGCTGGGCAGCACCCCAGATTTCAGGTATCCAGTGTCGGCTTCCTCCATGATGGACGGCAACTCTGACAGCTTCGGCGGCGCTCTGGTTCTGAGGCGACCTCAGAAAGGGAGGATGGTGGCGCTCCGAGACGAGCCATCTAAG CGACAT GTGCAGACGCTGAACGAGCAGGAGTGGGAGCGCATGCAGCAGGCAAACGTGTTGGCTAACGTGGCGCAGGCCTTTGAGAGCGACATGGACGTCTCCGACCTGGAGGAGGACCGGGAGATGATCTTCAGCTCCGTGGACCTGCTGTCCCCTGCTGGTCAGGCTGATGCACAGACGCTGGCTCTGATGCTGCAGGAACAGCTGGATGCTATCAACAATGAAATCAG GATGAtccaggaggagaaggagaacaCTGCCATCCGAGCGGAGGAGATCGAGTGCAGGGTGGGGAGTGGCGATGGCATCGGAGGACGCTTTCGCTCGTTGAGCTCCATCCCACCCTCTCTGTGTGCCGGCTCCTCGTTGGGCGGCTCTCCGCCCAGCTCGGGCCACTCCACCCCCAGACGCATTCCTCGCAGCCCCAACAGAGAACTGGACCGGATGGGCGTCATGACCTTG CCTAGTGACTTACGCAAGCACCGCAGGAAG TCCTCTCAGGACGATAAAGCCACGATTCGATGTGAAACCTCGCCCCCCACCACTCCCCGCTCAATGCGCTTGAACAGGGAGTCCGGCCACACCGCCAGCCATGAAGACATAAGAGACATTCGAGG TCTGAGCAGCCTGCAGGACGGCCAGGGCAGCAAccccagcagcagcaacagcagccaGGACTCCCTCAACAAGGCGGCCAAGAAGAAGAGCATCAAGTCTTCCATTGGACGCCTGTTTGGGAAGAAGGAAAAGGGCCGGCCCAGCCTTCCTGGAAAGGACTTACCAAGTCAAG CTGGTACTCCTGAGGCTGAAGGATCCCCAAAGGAAGGCCTCGGGATGGGCACGCTCGGAGGCCCTGCAGACAAGAACCGGAAGCTGCAGAAGAA GCATGAGTTACTGGAGGAGGCTCGCAGGCAGGGCCTGCCCTTCGCCCAGTGGGACGGACCCACTGTTGTGGCATGGTTGGAG CTGTGGGTGGGCATGCCGGCCTGGTACGTGGCTGCCTGCCGAGCAAACGTGAAGAGCGGAGCCATCATGTCGGCTCTGTCGGACACCGAGATCCAAAGAGAGATCGGCATCAGTAACCCGCTGCACCGTCTCAAACTGCGCCTGGCCATCCAGGAAATCATGTCCCTCACCAGCCCCTCGGCCCCGCCCACCTCCAGAACG ACTCTGGCGTATGGAGACATGAACCACGAGTGGATTGGTAACGAGTGGCTTCCCAGCCTGGGTTTGCCGCAGTACCGCTCATACTTCATGGAGTCCCTGGTGGACGCCCGCATGCTGGACCACCTCACCAAGAAGGACCTCCGAGGACAGCTGAAGATGGTGGACAGCTTCCACAG GAACAGTTTTCAGTGTGGTGTAATGTGTCTGAGGAGGCTCAACTATGACAAGAAGGAGCTGGAGAGGAGAAGAGAAGACTCTCAGCTGGAGCTAAAAG ATGTTCTGGTGTGGAGCAATGAGCGAGTAATCAGCTGGATCCAAAGCATCGGCCTCAAAGAGTACAGCAGCAACCTGTATGAGAGCGGAGTTCACGGGGCGCTGCTCGCCCTGGACGAGACCTTCGATCACAACACGCTGgccctgctgctgcagatccCAACTCAGAACACGCAG GCCAGAGCAGCTCTGGAGCACGAGTACTGCGGCCTGCTGGCCATCGGCACAGACAGGAGAATTGATGAG GACGATGAGAAGAACTTCCGCCGTGCACCGTCATGGAGGAAGAAGTTCAGGCCCAAAGACGTTCGAGGCGGAGCTTTAGGTGTCTCCGACACTCTTCCTGCTAACTTCCGAGTGACAAACAGCAGCGCAGCGTCTCCCTCCACGCAGCCAAAGAGGAGTCCGGTGGACG GTAGCCGCTGGTCAGACGATGAAGGGCAATTCCCAGCATTCAAGACCAGGATGATGAACTGA